The following are from one region of the Flavimobilis soli genome:
- a CDS encoding phosphomevalonate kinase, giving the protein MITVRAPGKLFVAGEYAVVEPGQPAVIIAVDRYLAVTLTESVDVGTVHSPEYGQLPLVWRRSGDDVTIDRDHHPYDYVMSAITTVERVRARRGVAPKFFDTRIDSQLDDVSGRKFGIGSSAAVTVATVRAMSDFYGLALTNLEVFKLALLATVQIAPAASGGDLAASCFGGWIRYSAPDRAALIDELRRHDPADLLDADCWDGLSVTRLTPPEDLQLLVGWTGSPASTTRFVDVVKAKQATGDVDMAAFVAASREHVDELVRGLQEHDDAAVLDAIRGARALLQGLGTQAGLDLETARLAALCDAAEEAGAAGKPSGAGGGDCGIVLAPPSADVARMLVAWERDDVRHLTISVHPPEGAVDDE; this is encoded by the coding sequence ATGATCACCGTCCGCGCGCCGGGCAAGCTCTTCGTCGCCGGCGAGTACGCCGTCGTCGAACCGGGCCAGCCCGCGGTCATCATCGCGGTCGACCGCTACCTCGCGGTCACGCTCACCGAGAGCGTCGACGTCGGCACCGTGCACTCCCCCGAGTACGGCCAGCTGCCGCTCGTGTGGCGGCGCTCCGGCGACGACGTCACGATCGACCGCGACCACCACCCGTACGACTACGTCATGTCCGCCATCACGACGGTCGAGCGCGTGCGCGCCCGCCGCGGCGTCGCGCCGAAGTTCTTCGACACGCGCATCGACAGCCAGCTCGACGACGTCTCCGGCCGCAAGTTCGGCATCGGCTCGTCGGCCGCCGTCACGGTCGCGACCGTCCGCGCCATGTCCGACTTCTACGGCCTCGCGCTGACCAACCTCGAGGTGTTCAAGCTCGCTCTGCTCGCAACCGTGCAGATCGCGCCTGCCGCCTCGGGCGGCGACCTCGCGGCGAGCTGCTTCGGCGGCTGGATCCGCTACAGCGCCCCCGACCGCGCGGCCCTCATCGACGAGCTGCGCCGCCACGACCCGGCGGACCTGCTCGACGCCGACTGTTGGGACGGCCTGTCCGTCACCCGCCTCACCCCGCCCGAGGACCTCCAGCTGCTCGTCGGCTGGACCGGCTCCCCCGCCTCGACCACCCGATTCGTCGACGTCGTCAAGGCCAAGCAGGCGACCGGGGACGTCGACATGGCGGCGTTCGTCGCCGCCAGCCGCGAGCACGTCGACGAGCTCGTCCGCGGCCTCCAGGAGCACGACGACGCGGCCGTCCTCGACGCGATCCGCGGCGCCCGCGCTCTCCTGCAGGGGCTCGGGACGCAGGCCGGGCTAGACCTCGAGACGGCGCGGCTCGCGGCGCTGTGCGACGCTGCCGAGGAGGCAGGCGCCGCCGGCAAGCCCTCGGGCGCCGGCGGGGGCGACTGCGGGATCGTGCTCGCGCCGCCGTCGGCCGACGTCGCCCGCATGCTCGTCGCCTGGGAGCGGGACGACGTGCGCCACCTGACCATCTCGGTCCACCCACCCGAAGGAGCCGTCGATGACGAGTGA
- the mvaD gene encoding diphosphomevalonate decarboxylase — protein MTTATAQAHPNIALIKYWGKSDEAMSLPATGSLSLTLDIFPTTTTVEVDEALTADVFELNGTVRDDDAARRVSTFLDLVRAQAGTTAHARVTSTNTVPTGAGLASSASGFAALAVAASAAYGLDLDEAGLSRLARRGSGSASRSIIPNVALWTEGDDATSYAREVPAPTIAMVVVTLDAGVKHVSSRVAMRRTIETSPFFPAWVTSTRTSLDEMVAACAAGDFTRIGELTEANALRMHATMQGAEPAIRYLSPASIALFDRVVALRAEGIDAYATADAGPNVAVICPPADAERVAAALRETTDALPGVNASVLVAGPGPGAHLVDRAGGAA, from the coding sequence ATGACGACGGCCACGGCCCAGGCGCACCCCAACATCGCCCTCATCAAGTACTGGGGAAAGAGCGACGAGGCGATGTCGCTGCCCGCGACGGGCAGCCTCTCGCTGACGCTCGACATCTTCCCGACCACGACCACGGTCGAGGTCGACGAGGCCCTGACGGCCGACGTCTTCGAGCTCAACGGCACGGTCCGGGACGACGACGCCGCACGCCGCGTGAGCACCTTCCTCGACCTGGTCCGGGCCCAGGCGGGCACGACCGCGCACGCGCGCGTCACCTCGACCAACACCGTCCCGACGGGTGCGGGCCTCGCGTCGTCCGCGTCGGGCTTCGCGGCTCTCGCCGTCGCCGCCTCGGCGGCGTACGGCCTCGACCTCGACGAGGCTGGCCTCAGCCGCCTCGCCCGCCGCGGCTCGGGCTCGGCGTCACGCTCGATCATCCCGAACGTCGCGCTGTGGACCGAGGGCGACGACGCGACGTCGTACGCGCGGGAGGTCCCCGCCCCGACGATCGCGATGGTCGTCGTCACGCTCGACGCGGGCGTCAAGCACGTCTCCAGCCGCGTCGCGATGCGCCGCACGATCGAGACGTCGCCGTTCTTCCCCGCATGGGTCACCTCGACCCGCACGAGCCTCGACGAGATGGTCGCCGCGTGCGCCGCAGGTGACTTCACGCGCATCGGCGAGCTGACCGAGGCCAACGCGCTGCGCATGCACGCCACCATGCAGGGCGCCGAGCCCGCGATCCGCTACCTGAGCCCCGCGAGCATCGCCCTGTTCGACCGCGTGGTCGCCCTGCGCGCCGAGGGCATCGATGCGTACGCGACCGCGGACGCCGGCCCGAACGTCGCGGTCATCTGCCCGCCCGCCGACGCCGAGCGCGTCGCCGCAGCGCTGCGCGAGACCACGGACGCGCTGCCGGGCGTCAACGCCTCCGTCCTCGTCGCCGGACCCGGCCCGGGCGCCCACCTCGTCGACCGCGCCGGCGGCGCCGCATGA
- the mvk gene encoding mevalonate kinase, with protein MEPRRRATHGRGLGRSHGKAILFGEHAVVHGAPAIVVPVPALTLTAHVTVVDGPSRIESSLYAGPTADAPDRLGPTVAALQAALDFFDLADVSVELRISSDLPASRGLGSSAATGAAVVAAIADLAGTDLTPAERHDLIQTSERVAHGAPSGIDAHGVVSASPLWFHGGAVEALPTGADLTFVLADTGVAGSTRTAVDAVRRVRDTERERFDVVLARLTSIARTARTSLAMGDRATVGALMDESHGHLAGLGVSGPELDTLAAAARAAGALGAKLTGGGLGGCLLALAPDLPTAEHIAAELRAAGATAVHTSTTEAFA; from the coding sequence CAGCCACGGCAAGGCGATCCTCTTCGGCGAGCACGCCGTCGTGCACGGCGCACCCGCGATCGTGGTGCCTGTCCCGGCCCTCACCCTCACCGCACACGTGACCGTCGTCGACGGCCCGAGCCGCATCGAGTCCTCCCTCTACGCCGGCCCCACCGCCGACGCGCCGGACCGTCTCGGCCCGACCGTCGCGGCCCTGCAGGCCGCCCTCGACTTCTTCGACCTCGCCGACGTGAGCGTCGAGCTGCGCATCAGCAGCGACCTCCCCGCCTCGCGCGGCCTCGGCTCGAGCGCCGCGACGGGCGCCGCCGTCGTCGCGGCGATCGCCGACCTCGCCGGAACCGACCTCACGCCGGCCGAGCGCCACGACCTCATCCAGACGTCCGAGCGCGTCGCCCACGGCGCCCCGAGCGGCATCGACGCCCACGGCGTCGTCTCCGCCTCGCCGCTGTGGTTCCACGGCGGCGCCGTGGAGGCGCTGCCGACGGGCGCCGACCTCACGTTCGTCCTCGCCGACACGGGCGTCGCGGGCAGCACCCGCACCGCGGTCGACGCCGTCCGCCGGGTCCGGGACACCGAGCGCGAGCGGTTCGACGTCGTCCTCGCACGGCTCACCTCGATCGCGCGCACGGCGCGCACCTCGCTCGCCATGGGCGACCGCGCGACCGTCGGCGCGCTCATGGACGAGTCGCACGGGCACCTCGCGGGGCTCGGCGTGAGCGGACCCGAGCTCGACACGCTCGCCGCCGCCGCACGCGCCGCGGGCGCGCTCGGCGCGAAGCTCACCGGAGGCGGGCTCGGCGGCTGCCTGCTCGCCCTCGCACCTGACCTTCCGACGGCGGAGCACATCGCCGCCGAGCTGCGCGCCGCCGGCGCGACCGCAGTCCACACGTCGACCACGGAGGCGTTCGCATGA